The following are encoded together in the Xanthobacter autotrophicus Py2 genome:
- a CDS encoding UDP-glucose 6-dehydrogenase (PFAM: UDP-glucose/GDP-mannose dehydrogenase; NAD-dependent glycerol-3-phosphate dehydrogenase domain protein; UDP-glucose/GDP-mannose dehydrogenase dimerisation; UDP-glucose/GDP-mannose dehydrogenase~KEGG: bra:BRADO0754 UDP-glucose 6-dehydrogenase (UDP-Glc dehydrogenase) (UDP-GlcDH) (UDPGDH)), with the protein MRVTMIGAGYVGLVSGACFADFGHTVTCVDTHEGKIAALKRGEIPIFEPGLDDLVASNVKAERLFFTTSLAEGVADAEAVFIAVGTPSRRGDGHADLSYVHQAARDIASAMTGYTVIVTKSTVPVGTGDEVERIIRETRPDAEFSVVSNPEFLREGAAIIDFKRPDRIVVGTDEERAKEVMTNLYRPLFLNQSPLLFTSRRTAELIKYAANAFLATKITFINEISDLCEKVGGNVQDVARGIGLDNRIGSKFLHAGPGYGGSCFPKDTLALIKTAQDYDAPIRIVETVVSVNDQRKRAMARKVITALGGSVRGKTVGVLGLTFKPNTDDMRDAPSIAIITALQDAGATIRAHDPEGVEQAKMVLSNVDYVDSPYQAADGADALVIVTEWDAFRALDLKRIQSMMAQPVVVDLRNIYRPEEMASLGFRYSSVGRGLADL; encoded by the coding sequence ATGCGTGTGACCATGATCGGAGCGGGCTATGTGGGCTTGGTCTCCGGCGCGTGCTTTGCGGATTTCGGCCATACGGTTACGTGCGTCGACACGCACGAGGGCAAGATTGCGGCGCTGAAGCGCGGTGAAATCCCGATCTTCGAGCCCGGCCTCGACGATCTCGTGGCCTCGAACGTGAAAGCCGAGAGGCTGTTCTTCACCACCAGCCTTGCCGAAGGCGTCGCCGATGCGGAAGCCGTGTTCATCGCGGTGGGCACGCCGTCGCGGCGCGGCGACGGCCATGCCGACCTCTCCTACGTGCATCAGGCCGCCCGCGACATCGCCAGCGCGATGACGGGCTATACGGTGATCGTGACCAAATCCACCGTGCCCGTCGGCACCGGCGACGAGGTGGAGCGCATCATCCGCGAGACCCGGCCGGACGCTGAATTCTCCGTCGTCTCCAACCCCGAGTTCCTGCGCGAAGGCGCCGCCATCATCGATTTCAAGCGGCCCGACCGCATCGTGGTGGGCACCGACGAGGAGCGCGCCAAGGAGGTCATGACCAACCTCTACCGCCCGCTGTTCCTCAACCAGTCGCCGCTGCTGTTCACCTCGCGCCGCACCGCCGAACTGATCAAGTATGCGGCCAACGCCTTCCTCGCCACCAAGATCACCTTCATCAACGAGATCTCGGACCTGTGCGAGAAGGTGGGCGGCAACGTCCAGGACGTGGCCCGCGGCATCGGCCTCGACAACCGCATCGGCTCCAAGTTCCTGCACGCGGGTCCCGGCTACGGCGGATCCTGCTTCCCGAAGGACACTCTGGCCCTCATCAAGACCGCCCAGGACTATGATGCGCCCATCCGCATCGTGGAGACGGTCGTGTCGGTGAACGACCAGCGCAAGCGCGCCATGGCCCGCAAGGTCATCACCGCGCTCGGCGGATCGGTGCGCGGCAAGACCGTCGGCGTGCTGGGCCTCACCTTCAAGCCGAACACCGACGACATGCGCGACGCGCCGTCCATCGCCATCATCACCGCCCTTCAGGATGCCGGCGCCACCATCCGGGCGCACGATCCCGAAGGCGTTGAGCAGGCCAAGATGGTGCTGAGCAACGTCGACTATGTGGATAGCCCCTATCAGGCGGCGGACGGGGCCGACGCCCTGGTCATCGTCACCGAATGGGACGCCTTCCGCGCCCTCGACCTCAAGCGCATCCAGTCGATGATGGCCCAGCCGGTGGTGGTGGACCTGCGCAACATCTACCGCCCCGAGGAGATGGCGAGCCTCGGCTTCAGGTACAGCAGCGTCGGGCGCGGCCTCGCCGACCTCTGA